A genome region from Strigops habroptila isolate Jane chromosome 12, bStrHab1.2.pri, whole genome shotgun sequence includes the following:
- the YARS1 gene encoding tyrosine--tRNA ligase, cytoplasmic isoform X1, which produces MQRGRAAAMEPAPGPQEKYQLITRNLQEVLGEEKLMAILKERELKVYWGTATTGKPHVAYFVPMSKIADFLKAGCEVTILFADLHAYLDNMKAPWDLLALRTHYYENVIKAMLESIGVPLEKLKFVRGTDYQLSKEYTLDVYHLSSMVTQHDAKKAGAEVVKEVEHPLLSGLLYPSLQALDEEYLKVDAQFGGVDQRKIFTFAEKYLPSLGYAKRIHLMNPMVPGLTGSKMSSSEEDSKIDLLDRKEDVKKKLKKAFCEPGNVENNGVLSFIKHVLFPLKSEFVLLREEKWGGNKTYTVYEALEKDFAEQVVHPGDLKNSVEVALNKLLDPIREKFNSPELKKLTNAAYPDPSKAKPAEKGTKNSEPENVVPSRLDIRVGKVISVEKHPDADSLYVEKIDVGEPEPRTVVSGLVQFVPKEQLQDRLVVLLCNLKPQKMRGVESQGMVLCASSLGEPRLVEPLDPPAGCCAGERVYVEGYEGGQPDEELKPKKKVFEKLQADFRVSEDCVAQWKQRNFLTKLGTVSCKSLKGGSIS; this is translated from the exons ATGCAACGCGGCCGAG CCGCCGCCATGGAGCCCGCGCCCGGCCCGCAGGAGAAGTATCAGCTCATCACCCGGAACCTGCAG GAGGTGCTGGGCGAGGAGAAGCTCATGGCCATCCTGAAGGAGCGAGAGTTAAAGGTCTATTGGGGCACCGCCACCACGGGCAAGCCGCACGTTGCCTACTTCGTGCCCATGTCCAAGATCGCGGACTTCCTGAAGGCGGGATGCGAG GTGACCATACTCTTTGCTGACCTCCACGCGTACCTCGACAACATGAAGGCTCCCTGGGACCTCTTGGCGTTGCGGACCCACTACTATGAGAATGTGATCAAGGCCATGCTGGAGAGCATCGGGGTGCCCCTGGAGAAGCTGAAGTTCGTCCGGGGCACTGACTACCAGCTCAGCAA GGAATACACGCTGGACGTGTACCACCTCTCGTCCATGGTGACGCAGCACGACGCCAagaaggcaggagcagaggtggTGAAGGAGGTGGAGCACCCTTTGCTGAGTGGTTTGCTCTACCCTAGCCTGCAG GCCCTGGATGAGGAATACCTCAAGGTCGATGCACAGTTTGGAGGAGTTGATCAGAGGAAGATATTCACCTTTGCAGAGAAG TACCTTCCTTCCCTGGGCTATGCCAAGCGCATCCATTTGATGAACCCGATGGTTCCTGGTCTGACAGGCAGCAAAATGAGCTCCTCAGAAGAG GACTCAAAGATTGATCTTCTGGACCGCAAGGAGGATGTGaagaagaagctgaaaaaggCTTTCTGTGAGCCAGGGAACGTGGAGAACAACGGGGTCCTCTCCTTCATCAAGCACGTCCTCTTTCCCCTCAAGTCAG AGTTTGTGCTTCTGCGAGAGGAGAAATGGGGAGGAAACAAAACCTACACAGTCTATGAGGCCCTGGAGAAGGACTTTGCTGAGCAG GTTGTGCACCCTGGAGACCTGAAGAACTCGGTGGAAGTGGCCCTGAACAAGCTGCTTGACCCTATTAGAGAGAAATTCAACAGCCCAGAGCTGAAGAAGCTGACGAACGCAGCATATCCTGACCCCTCCAAAGCCA agcctgcagagaagggcaccaAGAACTCGGAGCCGGAGAACGTGGTCCCATCCCGGCTGGACATCCGCGTTGGCAAAGTGATCAGTGTGGAAAAG CACCCTGATGCTGACAGCCTGTACGTGGAGAAGATTGACGTCGGGGAGCCTGAGCCCCGCACTGTGGTCAGTGGCCTGGTGCAGTTTGTCCCCAaggagcagctgcaggacagGCTCGTGGTGCTGCTTTGCAACCTCAAACCCCAGAAGATGAGGGGTGTGGAGTCGCAGGGCATGGTGCTGTGTGCCTCCAG CCTGGGGGAGCCACGGCTGGTGGAGCCCCTGGACCCGCCGGCCGGGTGCTGCGCTGGGGAGCGCGTCTATGTGGAGGGTTATGAGGGTGGGCAGCCTGATGAGGAGCTCAAGCCAAAGAAGAAGGTCTTTGAGAAGCTGCAG gctgACTTCCGCGTCTCTGAGGACTGTGTGGCCCAGTGGAAGCAGAGAAACTTCCTGACCAAGCTGGGGACAGTCTCATGTAAGAGCCTCAAGGGTGGGAGCATCAGCTAA
- the YARS1 gene encoding tyrosine--tRNA ligase, cytoplasmic isoform X3, whose product MQRGRAAAMEPAPGPQEKYQLITRNLQEVLGEEKLMAILKERELKVYWGTATTGKPHVAYFVPMSKIADFLKAGCEVTILFADLHAYLDNMKAPWDLLALRTHYYENVIKAMLESIGVPLEKLKFVRGTDYQLSKEYTLDVYHLSSMVTQHDAKKAGAEVVKEVEHPLLSGLLYPSLQALDEEYLKVDAQFGGVDQRKIFTFAEKDSKIDLLDRKEDVKKKLKKAFCEPGNVENNGVLSFIKHVLFPLKSEFVLLREEKWGGNKTYTVYEALEKDFAEQVVHPGDLKNSVEVALNKLLDPIREKFNSPELKKLTNAAYPDPSKAKPAEKGTKNSEPENVVPSRLDIRVGKVISVEKHPDADSLYVEKIDVGEPEPRTVVSGLVQFVPKEQLQDRLVVLLCNLKPQKMRGVESQGMVLCASSLGEPRLVEPLDPPAGCCAGERVYVEGYEGGQPDEELKPKKKVFEKLQADFRVSEDCVAQWKQRNFLTKLGTVSCKSLKGGSIS is encoded by the exons ATGCAACGCGGCCGAG CCGCCGCCATGGAGCCCGCGCCCGGCCCGCAGGAGAAGTATCAGCTCATCACCCGGAACCTGCAG GAGGTGCTGGGCGAGGAGAAGCTCATGGCCATCCTGAAGGAGCGAGAGTTAAAGGTCTATTGGGGCACCGCCACCACGGGCAAGCCGCACGTTGCCTACTTCGTGCCCATGTCCAAGATCGCGGACTTCCTGAAGGCGGGATGCGAG GTGACCATACTCTTTGCTGACCTCCACGCGTACCTCGACAACATGAAGGCTCCCTGGGACCTCTTGGCGTTGCGGACCCACTACTATGAGAATGTGATCAAGGCCATGCTGGAGAGCATCGGGGTGCCCCTGGAGAAGCTGAAGTTCGTCCGGGGCACTGACTACCAGCTCAGCAA GGAATACACGCTGGACGTGTACCACCTCTCGTCCATGGTGACGCAGCACGACGCCAagaaggcaggagcagaggtggTGAAGGAGGTGGAGCACCCTTTGCTGAGTGGTTTGCTCTACCCTAGCCTGCAG GCCCTGGATGAGGAATACCTCAAGGTCGATGCACAGTTTGGAGGAGTTGATCAGAGGAAGATATTCACCTTTGCAGAGAAG GACTCAAAGATTGATCTTCTGGACCGCAAGGAGGATGTGaagaagaagctgaaaaaggCTTTCTGTGAGCCAGGGAACGTGGAGAACAACGGGGTCCTCTCCTTCATCAAGCACGTCCTCTTTCCCCTCAAGTCAG AGTTTGTGCTTCTGCGAGAGGAGAAATGGGGAGGAAACAAAACCTACACAGTCTATGAGGCCCTGGAGAAGGACTTTGCTGAGCAG GTTGTGCACCCTGGAGACCTGAAGAACTCGGTGGAAGTGGCCCTGAACAAGCTGCTTGACCCTATTAGAGAGAAATTCAACAGCCCAGAGCTGAAGAAGCTGACGAACGCAGCATATCCTGACCCCTCCAAAGCCA agcctgcagagaagggcaccaAGAACTCGGAGCCGGAGAACGTGGTCCCATCCCGGCTGGACATCCGCGTTGGCAAAGTGATCAGTGTGGAAAAG CACCCTGATGCTGACAGCCTGTACGTGGAGAAGATTGACGTCGGGGAGCCTGAGCCCCGCACTGTGGTCAGTGGCCTGGTGCAGTTTGTCCCCAaggagcagctgcaggacagGCTCGTGGTGCTGCTTTGCAACCTCAAACCCCAGAAGATGAGGGGTGTGGAGTCGCAGGGCATGGTGCTGTGTGCCTCCAG CCTGGGGGAGCCACGGCTGGTGGAGCCCCTGGACCCGCCGGCCGGGTGCTGCGCTGGGGAGCGCGTCTATGTGGAGGGTTATGAGGGTGGGCAGCCTGATGAGGAGCTCAAGCCAAAGAAGAAGGTCTTTGAGAAGCTGCAG gctgACTTCCGCGTCTCTGAGGACTGTGTGGCCCAGTGGAAGCAGAGAAACTTCCTGACCAAGCTGGGGACAGTCTCATGTAAGAGCCTCAAGGGTGGGAGCATCAGCTAA
- the S100PBP gene encoding S100P-binding protein isoform X5 produces MDNHSPYSPHPSGFCLCHDFKPTVDSTVPRAKRLLDSSEQVQALRSAKKACVLGHDCSTPDPARKLLLCSPGPACFQGSPCFLDDADHDNLVASSSASKYDDVAISVDTTRCFDDSEPDDALLELSDSEEGSSPFNFTEEEIQEILADDCVECEQHLTRKRALSQNVNGESEKDESSRCIGASATTEGVTTEDPNEPLSRECSSVGSEGYPSLLNESAGLDENLLPSAQVIRMLFDLDIQELLNLSPIDADVGELLEDSSLEGAEREASEAISNDNTAHSCDLEGSLEGLVSNGWQSLRKTPFTSSHVPDFRGDGVARCVPSANHNPAEEGSVPLVLMCSTPSSGCKSQELPKATRSCFSGKLGFPEGDEGDSTEAEQPSNSMKSGGTAGGQTEQEETTSGKKPGKVIPVPQEEEERDPSWAEPQSCIPLGPFWQEQVRAASAQQGGMSDEDYP; encoded by the exons atggaCAACCATTCCCCTTATTCTCCTCACCCCTCTGGCTTCTGTCTTTGTCATGACTTTAAGCCCACTGTTGATAGTACAGTTCCCAGAGCCAAAAGGCTGCTGGATTCCTCAGAGCAGGTTCAGGCCCTGCGGTCAGCAAAGAAAGCCTGTGTGTTGGGTCATGACTGTAGCACTCCAGACCCAGCAAGGAAACTGCTGCTCTGTTCCCCAGGCCCTGCCTGCTTTCAAGGATCCCCTTGTTTTCTGGATGATGCTGACCATGACAACCTTGTTGCCAGTTCTTCTGCATCAAAATATGATGATGTGGCCATTTCTGTAGACACCACCAGATGTTTTGATGATAGTGAGCCAGATGATGCCTTGTTGGAACTGTCAGACAGTGAAGAAGGGAGTTCTCCTTTCAATTTCACTGAGGAAGAGATCCAGGAAATCTTGGCAGACGATTGTGTGGAATGTGAGCAGCACCTAACTAGAAAGAGAGCTCTGAGCCAAAATGTGAATGGAGAGAGTGAAAAGGACGAGAGCAGCAGGTGCATTGGGGCATCAGCCACCACTGAAGGTGTGACCACAGAGGACCCAAATGAACCTCTGTCCAGAGAGTGTTCTTCAGTCGGCTCTGAAGGTTATCCCAGCCTTCTGAATGAAAGTGCTGGTCTGGATGAGAACCTCCTGCCATCAGCCCAAGTAATTCGCATGCTCTTCGACCTGGACATCCAGGAGCTTCTGAATCTCAGCCCAATCGATGCTGATGTGGGTGAGCTTCTGGAGGACAGTTCTTTGGAGGGAGCTGAAAGAGAAGCTTCAGAAGCGATCAGCAATGATAATACTGCTCATAGCTGTGACCTTGAAGGTTCCTTGGAGGGGTTGGTGTCCAATGGCTGGCAAAGCCTGAGGAAGACTCCTTTTACCAGCAGCCACGTGCCTGACTTCCGTGGTGATGGTGTGGCAAGATGTGTGCCCTCTGCCAACCACAATCCAGCTGAGGAGGGTTCAGTACCTCTGGTGCTGATGTGTTCCACACCATCGTCTGGGTGCAAGAGCCAAGAACTTCCCAAAGCAACTAGGAGCTGTTTCTCAGGGAAATTGGGCTTTCCAGAGGGTGATGAGGGGGATTCCACAGAAGCTGAACAGCCATCAAACAGCATGAAA TCAGGTGGAACAGCTGGAGGCCAGACTGAGCAGGAAGAGACAACCAGTGGGAAGAAGCCTGGCAAAGTTATTCCTGTGCcacaagaggaggaagaaag
- the S100PBP gene encoding S100P-binding protein isoform X3, whose protein sequence is MDNHSPYSPHPSGFCLCHDFKPTVDSTVPRAKRLLDSSEQVQALRSAKKACVLGHDCSTPDPARKLLLCSPGPACFQGSPCFLDDADHDNLVASSSASKYDDVAISVDTTRCFDDSEPDDALLELSDSEEGSSPFNFTEEEIQEILADDCVECEQHLTRKRALSQNVNGESEKDESSRCIGASATTEGVTTEDPNEPLSRECSSVGSEGYPSLLNESAGLDENLLPSAQVIRMLFDLDIQELLNLSPIDADVGELLEDSSLEGAEREASEAISNDNTAHSCDLEGSLEGLVSNGWQSLRKTPFTSSHVPDFRGDGVARCVPSANHNPAEEGSVPLVLMCSTPSSGCKSQELPKATRSCFSGKLGFPEGDEGDSTEAEQPSNSMKSGGTAGGQTEQEETTSGKKPGKVIPVPQEEEESLKQWTCILEAELEQKTHLYPECAHPYEESCSSCTSLIQEPSTAEGERKVFVKSRDPSWAEPQSCIPLGPFWQEQVRAASAQQGGMSDEDYP, encoded by the exons atggaCAACCATTCCCCTTATTCTCCTCACCCCTCTGGCTTCTGTCTTTGTCATGACTTTAAGCCCACTGTTGATAGTACAGTTCCCAGAGCCAAAAGGCTGCTGGATTCCTCAGAGCAGGTTCAGGCCCTGCGGTCAGCAAAGAAAGCCTGTGTGTTGGGTCATGACTGTAGCACTCCAGACCCAGCAAGGAAACTGCTGCTCTGTTCCCCAGGCCCTGCCTGCTTTCAAGGATCCCCTTGTTTTCTGGATGATGCTGACCATGACAACCTTGTTGCCAGTTCTTCTGCATCAAAATATGATGATGTGGCCATTTCTGTAGACACCACCAGATGTTTTGATGATAGTGAGCCAGATGATGCCTTGTTGGAACTGTCAGACAGTGAAGAAGGGAGTTCTCCTTTCAATTTCACTGAGGAAGAGATCCAGGAAATCTTGGCAGACGATTGTGTGGAATGTGAGCAGCACCTAACTAGAAAGAGAGCTCTGAGCCAAAATGTGAATGGAGAGAGTGAAAAGGACGAGAGCAGCAGGTGCATTGGGGCATCAGCCACCACTGAAGGTGTGACCACAGAGGACCCAAATGAACCTCTGTCCAGAGAGTGTTCTTCAGTCGGCTCTGAAGGTTATCCCAGCCTTCTGAATGAAAGTGCTGGTCTGGATGAGAACCTCCTGCCATCAGCCCAAGTAATTCGCATGCTCTTCGACCTGGACATCCAGGAGCTTCTGAATCTCAGCCCAATCGATGCTGATGTGGGTGAGCTTCTGGAGGACAGTTCTTTGGAGGGAGCTGAAAGAGAAGCTTCAGAAGCGATCAGCAATGATAATACTGCTCATAGCTGTGACCTTGAAGGTTCCTTGGAGGGGTTGGTGTCCAATGGCTGGCAAAGCCTGAGGAAGACTCCTTTTACCAGCAGCCACGTGCCTGACTTCCGTGGTGATGGTGTGGCAAGATGTGTGCCCTCTGCCAACCACAATCCAGCTGAGGAGGGTTCAGTACCTCTGGTGCTGATGTGTTCCACACCATCGTCTGGGTGCAAGAGCCAAGAACTTCCCAAAGCAACTAGGAGCTGTTTCTCAGGGAAATTGGGCTTTCCAGAGGGTGATGAGGGGGATTCCACAGAAGCTGAACAGCCATCAAACAGCATGAAA TCAGGTGGAACAGCTGGAGGCCAGACTGAGCAGGAAGAGACAACCAGTGGGAAGAAGCCTGGCAAAGTTATTCCTGTGCcacaagaggaggaagaaag cctgaaACAATGGACATGCATTTTGGAAGCAGAGCTTGAGCAAAAGACACATTTATATCCAGAGTGTGCACATCCATATGAagaaagctgcagctcctgcaccag TCTCATCCAAGAGCCATCAACTGCAGAGGGTGAAAGGAAGGTGTTTGTAAAGAGCAG
- the YARS1 gene encoding tyrosine--tRNA ligase, cytoplasmic isoform X2, whose product MEPAPGPQEKYQLITRNLQEVLGEEKLMAILKERELKVYWGTATTGKPHVAYFVPMSKIADFLKAGCEVTILFADLHAYLDNMKAPWDLLALRTHYYENVIKAMLESIGVPLEKLKFVRGTDYQLSKEYTLDVYHLSSMVTQHDAKKAGAEVVKEVEHPLLSGLLYPSLQALDEEYLKVDAQFGGVDQRKIFTFAEKYLPSLGYAKRIHLMNPMVPGLTGSKMSSSEEDSKIDLLDRKEDVKKKLKKAFCEPGNVENNGVLSFIKHVLFPLKSEFVLLREEKWGGNKTYTVYEALEKDFAEQVVHPGDLKNSVEVALNKLLDPIREKFNSPELKKLTNAAYPDPSKAKPAEKGTKNSEPENVVPSRLDIRVGKVISVEKHPDADSLYVEKIDVGEPEPRTVVSGLVQFVPKEQLQDRLVVLLCNLKPQKMRGVESQGMVLCASSLGEPRLVEPLDPPAGCCAGERVYVEGYEGGQPDEELKPKKKVFEKLQADFRVSEDCVAQWKQRNFLTKLGTVSCKSLKGGSIS is encoded by the exons ATGGAGCCCGCGCCCGGCCCGCAGGAGAAGTATCAGCTCATCACCCGGAACCTGCAG GAGGTGCTGGGCGAGGAGAAGCTCATGGCCATCCTGAAGGAGCGAGAGTTAAAGGTCTATTGGGGCACCGCCACCACGGGCAAGCCGCACGTTGCCTACTTCGTGCCCATGTCCAAGATCGCGGACTTCCTGAAGGCGGGATGCGAG GTGACCATACTCTTTGCTGACCTCCACGCGTACCTCGACAACATGAAGGCTCCCTGGGACCTCTTGGCGTTGCGGACCCACTACTATGAGAATGTGATCAAGGCCATGCTGGAGAGCATCGGGGTGCCCCTGGAGAAGCTGAAGTTCGTCCGGGGCACTGACTACCAGCTCAGCAA GGAATACACGCTGGACGTGTACCACCTCTCGTCCATGGTGACGCAGCACGACGCCAagaaggcaggagcagaggtggTGAAGGAGGTGGAGCACCCTTTGCTGAGTGGTTTGCTCTACCCTAGCCTGCAG GCCCTGGATGAGGAATACCTCAAGGTCGATGCACAGTTTGGAGGAGTTGATCAGAGGAAGATATTCACCTTTGCAGAGAAG TACCTTCCTTCCCTGGGCTATGCCAAGCGCATCCATTTGATGAACCCGATGGTTCCTGGTCTGACAGGCAGCAAAATGAGCTCCTCAGAAGAG GACTCAAAGATTGATCTTCTGGACCGCAAGGAGGATGTGaagaagaagctgaaaaaggCTTTCTGTGAGCCAGGGAACGTGGAGAACAACGGGGTCCTCTCCTTCATCAAGCACGTCCTCTTTCCCCTCAAGTCAG AGTTTGTGCTTCTGCGAGAGGAGAAATGGGGAGGAAACAAAACCTACACAGTCTATGAGGCCCTGGAGAAGGACTTTGCTGAGCAG GTTGTGCACCCTGGAGACCTGAAGAACTCGGTGGAAGTGGCCCTGAACAAGCTGCTTGACCCTATTAGAGAGAAATTCAACAGCCCAGAGCTGAAGAAGCTGACGAACGCAGCATATCCTGACCCCTCCAAAGCCA agcctgcagagaagggcaccaAGAACTCGGAGCCGGAGAACGTGGTCCCATCCCGGCTGGACATCCGCGTTGGCAAAGTGATCAGTGTGGAAAAG CACCCTGATGCTGACAGCCTGTACGTGGAGAAGATTGACGTCGGGGAGCCTGAGCCCCGCACTGTGGTCAGTGGCCTGGTGCAGTTTGTCCCCAaggagcagctgcaggacagGCTCGTGGTGCTGCTTTGCAACCTCAAACCCCAGAAGATGAGGGGTGTGGAGTCGCAGGGCATGGTGCTGTGTGCCTCCAG CCTGGGGGAGCCACGGCTGGTGGAGCCCCTGGACCCGCCGGCCGGGTGCTGCGCTGGGGAGCGCGTCTATGTGGAGGGTTATGAGGGTGGGCAGCCTGATGAGGAGCTCAAGCCAAAGAAGAAGGTCTTTGAGAAGCTGCAG gctgACTTCCGCGTCTCTGAGGACTGTGTGGCCCAGTGGAAGCAGAGAAACTTCCTGACCAAGCTGGGGACAGTCTCATGTAAGAGCCTCAAGGGTGGGAGCATCAGCTAA